One window of Candidatus Hydrogenedentota bacterium genomic DNA carries:
- a CDS encoding lysoplasmalogenase, producing MYVAAIVLAIALAGTLYFDHAGKPVISGVCKMIASTAFMAAAWIGGAMDSFYGKAIFVGLFLSWWGDLLLIFKDKRPFLAGLVAFLAAHLAYIAAFFGRGVHPFGAAMAVVVLMPFVWIIVRWLKPHLSTEMKGPVYAYMVVISSMLVLSVGAWRAGGALLIPCGALAFYLSDLSVAKERFVSPGYLNRLWGLPMYFLGQILLAFSIASST from the coding sequence ATGTATGTCGCTGCAATTGTTTTGGCGATTGCCCTTGCAGGCACGCTGTATTTCGACCACGCGGGCAAGCCCGTGATTTCCGGGGTCTGCAAGATGATTGCATCCACCGCATTCATGGCAGCGGCGTGGATCGGCGGGGCGATGGACTCGTTCTACGGCAAGGCCATCTTTGTGGGTCTCTTTCTATCGTGGTGGGGCGACCTCCTGCTCATCTTCAAGGACAAGCGGCCCTTTCTGGCTGGTCTGGTGGCGTTTCTCGCGGCGCACCTTGCGTATATCGCCGCGTTCTTTGGACGAGGCGTCCATCCGTTTGGCGCGGCCATGGCGGTTGTCGTTCTCATGCCGTTCGTGTGGATCATCGTCCGCTGGCTGAAGCCGCATCTGTCCACCGAAATGAAAGGGCCGGTTTACGCCTACATGGTGGTCATTTCGTCCATGTTGGTGTTGTCGGTGGGAGCATGGCGCGCGGGCGGCGCGTTGTTGATCCCGTGCGGTGCGCTTGCTTTCTACCTTTCGGATCTGTCGGTCGCCAAGGAGCGCTTCGTGTCTCCCGGGTACCTGAACCGCCTGTGGGGGTTGCCCATGTATTTCCTGGGGCAGATCCTCCTGGCCTTCAGCATCGCTTCGAGCACATAA